A stretch of Myceligenerans xiligouense DNA encodes these proteins:
- a CDS encoding Ku protein translates to MRAIWKGAVTFGLVNVPVKLYSATEGHDVSLHQVHDADGGRIRYRRVCELDGEEVPYEHIDRAYDDGEHTVVITRDDLATLPAEKDREIGVVEFVPSDQIDPIMLDKTYYLEPDSKSTKAYVLLRRTLEETERTAIVKFALRQRTRLAALRVRDEVLVLQTLLWADEIREPAFGSLDEPAAVTDQELKMSAQLVTSFESDFAPGDYTDDYQVQLRALIDAKLEQGDVIDTEATFGEAAASEEEGGKVIDLMEALRRSVDEAKERRTG, encoded by the coding sequence ATGCGCGCTATCTGGAAGGGCGCCGTCACCTTCGGGCTCGTGAACGTTCCGGTCAAGCTCTACAGCGCGACCGAGGGTCACGACGTGTCGCTGCACCAGGTGCACGACGCCGATGGTGGGCGCATCCGCTACCGCCGGGTCTGCGAGCTCGACGGTGAAGAGGTGCCGTACGAGCACATCGACCGCGCCTACGACGACGGCGAGCACACCGTGGTCATCACCCGCGACGACCTGGCGACGCTGCCGGCCGAGAAGGACCGCGAGATCGGCGTCGTCGAGTTCGTGCCGAGCGATCAGATCGACCCGATCATGCTCGACAAGACCTACTACCTCGAACCCGACTCCAAGTCCACGAAGGCGTACGTGCTGCTGCGGCGCACCCTGGAGGAGACCGAGCGGACGGCGATCGTGAAGTTCGCGCTGCGGCAGCGCACCCGGCTCGCCGCGCTGCGGGTGCGGGACGAGGTCCTGGTGCTCCAGACGCTGCTGTGGGCCGACGAGATCCGCGAGCCGGCGTTCGGGTCCCTCGACGAGCCGGCCGCGGTCACCGACCAGGAGCTGAAGATGTCGGCCCAGCTCGTGACGAGTTTCGAGTCGGACTTCGCACCCGGCGACTACACCGACGACTATCAGGTCCAGCTTCGCGCGCTGATCGACGCGAAACTCGAACAGGGCGACGTCATCGACACGGAGGCCACGTTCGGCGAGGCCGCGGCCTCGGAGGAAGAGGGCGGCAAGGTCATCGACCTCATGGAGGCCCTGCGGCGCAGCGTGGACGAAGCCAAGGAACGCCGCACCGGCTGA
- a CDS encoding glutaredoxin family protein, with translation MYGAQWCRDCRRSKAVLDIRRVDFDYVDLECEPGRACEAEDISGRKSIPVIVFPDGSHLVEPTNAELAAHLDHRGL, from the coding sequence ATGTACGGGGCGCAGTGGTGCCGGGACTGCCGCCGGTCCAAGGCCGTGCTCGACATCCGCCGGGTCGACTTCGACTACGTGGACCTCGAGTGCGAGCCGGGGCGCGCGTGCGAGGCCGAGGACATCTCGGGACGCAAGTCGATCCCGGTCATCGTCTTCCCGGACGGTTCGCACCTGGTCGAGCCGACCAACGCGGAACTGGCGGCCCACCTGGACCACAGGGGCCTGTAG
- a CDS encoding ATP-dependent DNA ligase, which yields MAGLPEMSTPSGDTTVTVDGRRLRLSNLDKVLYPATGTTKGEVLHYLAQLAPAMLPHVTRRPATRKRWPDGIDGQSFFQKNAGPGTPSWVALHEIRHKTSVNEYVLVDDVATLIWLGQTATLEIHTPQWRVGRTGTPLPPDRLVLDLDPGPGAGLAECAQVARWARDILTGMGLDPLPVTSGSKGIHLYAALDRHPPSGDGTGPVPSGPDSQPTSDQVTAVARELARHLETEHPDLVVSDMKKSLRAGKVLVDWSQNNGAKTTIAPYSPRGRERPWVAAPRMWAELEDPELRQLDLHEVAERVAADGDLLAPLLRGHYATLEPTAERMAAWSRLAEYRAKRDPGRTPEPFGDGSPRAGPPSFVIQEHHASRLHWDFRLEHDGVLVSWALPRGEPTDPGRNHLAVQTEDHPLEYGTFEGTIPRGEYGAGDVTIWDSGTYDVEKWRDGEVIAVLHSERRGTRRLALIRTGGRGNGSDDPNQWLIHRTKAQPAGPAPVPRAPESTGPGPAPATPAEPLLRTAAATPDGPSPTPVPADEPPATASLRAMLATSAGPRELSRLDPDDWAFEMKWDGFRVLAHLTAAGEVRLVSRAGLDMTETFPELRALADSVGAGDPPAVLDGEVVALDPEGRPSFRRLQQRANLYKERDVERARRRVGVEVFLFDVLRAGGRDLTGEPWSARREVLERIVTAGPLVHVPPVLDAGGADALDASRSLRLEGVVAKRRASRYAPGRRSREWLKVKHVESQEVVVVGWRPLHADTGRPDPRTVGALLLAVPELPDDGPGGAVESDAGGTPVRLRYAGRVGTGFTEKERRETARRLGEIGTEAPAVADVPAVDGRLARWCEPALVGEVDHAGWTQDGRLRHPVWRGWRPDRTPGDVRPGRAGG from the coding sequence ATGGCCGGACTCCCGGAGATGAGCACGCCGTCCGGTGACACCACCGTCACCGTCGACGGCCGCCGCCTGCGCCTGTCCAACCTCGACAAGGTGCTGTACCCGGCCACCGGCACCACGAAGGGCGAGGTGCTGCACTACCTCGCACAGCTCGCGCCGGCCATGCTCCCGCACGTCACGCGCCGTCCGGCCACCCGCAAGCGCTGGCCGGACGGCATCGACGGGCAGTCGTTCTTCCAGAAGAACGCCGGCCCGGGGACGCCGTCCTGGGTGGCGCTCCACGAGATCCGGCACAAGACCTCGGTCAACGAGTACGTCCTGGTCGACGACGTCGCCACCCTGATCTGGCTCGGCCAGACCGCCACCCTCGAGATCCACACCCCGCAGTGGCGCGTCGGCCGCACGGGCACCCCGCTGCCGCCCGACCGTCTCGTCCTCGACCTGGACCCCGGGCCCGGCGCCGGACTGGCCGAGTGCGCCCAGGTCGCCCGCTGGGCGCGGGACATCCTCACCGGGATGGGCCTCGACCCGCTCCCCGTGACCAGCGGCTCCAAGGGCATCCACCTCTACGCCGCGCTCGACCGGCACCCGCCGTCCGGCGACGGGACGGGGCCGGTCCCGTCCGGGCCGGACTCCCAGCCGACGTCGGACCAGGTCACCGCCGTCGCACGCGAACTCGCCCGGCACCTGGAGACGGAGCATCCCGACCTCGTCGTCAGCGACATGAAGAAGTCGCTGCGCGCCGGAAAGGTCCTCGTCGACTGGTCGCAGAACAACGGCGCCAAGACCACCATCGCGCCCTACTCCCCGCGGGGCCGCGAGCGCCCCTGGGTCGCCGCGCCCCGCATGTGGGCGGAGCTGGAGGATCCGGAGCTGCGCCAGCTCGACCTCCACGAGGTGGCCGAGCGGGTGGCGGCGGACGGCGACCTGCTCGCCCCGCTCCTGCGCGGCCACTACGCGACGCTGGAGCCGACGGCGGAGCGCATGGCCGCCTGGTCCCGGCTCGCGGAGTACCGGGCGAAGCGCGACCCGGGCCGCACGCCGGAGCCGTTCGGTGACGGGAGTCCGCGGGCGGGGCCGCCGTCGTTCGTCATCCAGGAGCACCACGCCTCGCGCCTGCACTGGGACTTCCGGCTCGAGCACGACGGCGTCCTGGTCTCCTGGGCGCTGCCGCGCGGCGAACCCACCGACCCGGGCCGCAACCATCTGGCGGTCCAGACCGAGGACCATCCTCTGGAGTACGGCACGTTCGAGGGCACGATCCCGCGCGGCGAGTACGGGGCGGGCGACGTCACGATCTGGGACTCGGGCACGTACGACGTGGAGAAGTGGCGAGACGGCGAGGTGATCGCCGTGCTGCACTCCGAGCGTCGCGGCACGCGGCGGCTGGCGCTGATCCGCACGGGCGGGCGCGGGAACGGGTCGGACGACCCGAACCAGTGGCTGATCCACCGCACGAAGGCGCAGCCCGCGGGACCGGCGCCGGTCCCCCGCGCGCCCGAGAGCACGGGTCCTGGCCCCGCCCCGGCCACCCCCGCCGAGCCACTCCTTCGCACTGCCGCGGCCACCCCCGACGGCCCGAGCCCGACGCCGGTCCCGGCCGACGAGCCACCCGCGACCGCGAGCCTGCGCGCGATGCTCGCCACCTCGGCCGGGCCCCGCGAACTGTCCCGCCTGGATCCGGACGACTGGGCGTTCGAGATGAAGTGGGACGGGTTCCGCGTGCTCGCGCACCTCACCGCCGCGGGTGAGGTCAGGCTGGTCAGCCGGGCAGGTCTGGACATGACCGAGACCTTCCCGGAGCTGCGGGCGCTCGCGGACTCCGTGGGCGCGGGGGACCCCCCCGCGGTGCTCGACGGCGAGGTCGTCGCCCTCGACCCCGAGGGCCGGCCGAGCTTCCGGCGGTTGCAGCAGCGGGCGAACCTCTACAAGGAGCGGGATGTCGAGCGGGCACGGCGGAGGGTCGGGGTCGAGGTGTTCCTCTTCGACGTGCTGCGGGCGGGCGGCCGGGACCTGACGGGCGAGCCCTGGTCGGCGCGTCGGGAGGTGCTGGAGCGGATCGTGACGGCGGGTCCGCTGGTGCACGTGCCGCCGGTGCTCGACGCCGGCGGCGCGGACGCGCTGGACGCCTCCCGGAGCTTGCGGCTGGAGGGCGTGGTGGCGAAGCGGCGGGCGTCGCGGTACGCGCCGGGCCGGCGGTCGCGGGAGTGGCTCAAGGTGAAGCACGTCGAGTCTCAGGAGGTGGTGGTGGTCGGCTGGCGGCCCCTGCACGCGGACACGGGCCGGCCGGACCCGCGGACCGTGGGTGCGCTGCTCCTCGCCGTCCCGGAGCTGCCCGACGACGGCCCGGGCGGGGCGGTCGAGAGCGACGCCGGAGGCACACCGGTCCGGCTGCGGTACGCGGGCCGCGTGGGCACCGGCTTCACCGAGAAGGAGCGCCGTGAGACCGCCCGGCGCCTCGGCGAGATCGGCACGGAGGCTCCCGCCGTCGCGGACGTCCCGGCCGTGGACGGTCGCCTCGCACGCTGGTGCGAACCGGCCCTCGTGGGCGAGGTCGACCACGCGGGCTGGACCCAGGACGGCCGGCTCCGCCATCCCGTCTGGCGCGGCTGGCGCCCGGATCGCACCCCGGGCGACGTCCGACCCGGCCGGGCGGGCGGGTGA
- a CDS encoding metallophosphoesterase family protein, whose protein sequence is MHDRKHKPARWARWVVAVVATLLACAVFGATTARAELSLGPHQALYEVTGDPHLVVDLGPLGRIVSSSPLPLGLGVSVTVQEIPADLTAVGASRTLQAMSRDLDAYLQFFDSPESTTETVARALVQDAVIRALVAFGLVVLVGVAVRALLGARRRGELVAIVAPRTWQIVGTAALVVLVWATSTGSVPVRRAAEPAEASMVFAGTALEGATFTGRLARVIDTYSGQLVGLYRNNSGYYTTAGENLVAAWDEADARERAATAGFGPAEPGAAEPGDDDGAAVSRPTGPPEPPPDTLTLLLVSDLHCNTGMTPLLRTAVARSGADVLLNAGDTTINGTGVENVCVDSFATAVPDDVPFVVADGNHDSVLTSAAERSQGQTVLDGEVVEVAGLRILGDRDPLETRIGGGTMAIREETPAEAGNRLRDVACEARDAGERIDVLLVHSPAVGDAGLRSGCVPFQLSGHMHKRIGPEALGYGLRYVNSTTGGASLGKLSVGPLQYPSAITVLRFDTVSRSFTQLREIVVDPDQSVTVGDWESMPPAWPLPGNEPVRPGEPR, encoded by the coding sequence ATGCACGATCGGAAACACAAGCCGGCTCGGTGGGCGCGGTGGGTCGTCGCGGTCGTGGCCACGCTGTTGGCGTGTGCCGTCTTCGGCGCGACGACGGCCCGCGCCGAGCTCAGCCTCGGCCCGCACCAGGCTCTCTACGAGGTGACGGGCGACCCGCACCTGGTGGTCGATCTCGGGCCCCTGGGGCGGATCGTGTCGTCCTCGCCTCTGCCGCTCGGGCTCGGCGTGTCGGTCACGGTCCAGGAGATCCCCGCCGACCTGACCGCCGTCGGCGCCTCCCGGACGCTGCAGGCGATGAGCCGCGACCTCGACGCCTACCTGCAGTTCTTCGACTCCCCGGAGAGCACTACCGAGACCGTGGCCCGGGCGCTGGTCCAGGACGCGGTGATCCGTGCGCTGGTGGCGTTCGGGCTCGTCGTGCTGGTCGGCGTGGCCGTCCGCGCACTCCTCGGCGCCCGGCGTCGCGGCGAGCTGGTCGCGATCGTCGCGCCCCGCACCTGGCAGATCGTGGGTACGGCCGCCCTCGTGGTTCTCGTGTGGGCGACCTCCACGGGGAGTGTTCCCGTGCGCCGGGCCGCCGAGCCCGCCGAGGCCTCGATGGTGTTCGCCGGCACCGCGCTGGAGGGTGCCACGTTCACCGGCCGCCTCGCCCGGGTCATCGACACCTACTCCGGCCAGCTCGTCGGGCTGTACCGGAACAACTCGGGCTACTACACCACCGCCGGGGAGAACCTGGTGGCGGCGTGGGACGAGGCCGACGCGCGGGAGCGGGCCGCGACCGCCGGGTTCGGGCCCGCCGAGCCGGGCGCCGCCGAACCCGGGGACGACGACGGCGCCGCCGTCTCGCGGCCCACCGGCCCACCGGAACCGCCGCCGGACACCCTGACGCTGCTGCTGGTCTCCGACCTGCACTGCAACACCGGCATGACCCCGCTGCTGCGGACCGCCGTGGCCCGGTCCGGCGCGGATGTCCTGCTCAACGCGGGCGACACCACCATCAACGGGACCGGTGTCGAGAACGTGTGCGTCGACTCGTTCGCGACGGCCGTGCCTGACGACGTGCCGTTCGTCGTCGCCGACGGCAACCACGACTCGGTGCTGACCTCCGCCGCCGAGCGGTCACAGGGGCAGACCGTGCTCGACGGCGAGGTCGTCGAGGTGGCCGGCCTGCGTATCCTCGGCGACCGCGACCCGCTGGAGACCCGTATCGGCGGCGGCACCATGGCGATCCGCGAGGAGACACCCGCCGAGGCGGGGAACCGGCTGCGCGACGTCGCCTGCGAGGCCCGTGACGCGGGGGAGCGGATCGACGTCCTGCTCGTGCACTCGCCCGCCGTGGGCGACGCCGGCCTGCGTTCCGGGTGCGTGCCGTTCCAGCTCAGCGGCCACATGCACAAACGCATCGGCCCGGAGGCTCTCGGCTACGGCCTGCGGTACGTGAACAGCACGACCGGCGGTGCGAGCCTCGGGAAGCTGTCGGTGGGCCCGCTCCAGTACCCCTCGGCGATCACGGTGCTGCGGTTCGACACCGTCTCACGGTCGTTCACGCAGCTGCGGGAGATCGTCGTCGACCCCGACCAGTCCGTGACCGTGGGCGACTGGGAGTCCATGCCGCCGGCATGGCCGCTTCCCGGCAACGAGCCCGTCCGGCCGGGCGAGCCGCGGTGA
- a CDS encoding SCO4848 family membrane protein: protein MNLPVAWSVLLVVTAGWNLLIWPRFWQRIAADPRSRDDAGRPTRFLTVHAVLIAVSLALGLAVGVLGVLTLF from the coding sequence GTGAATCTTCCTGTCGCCTGGTCCGTCCTGCTCGTCGTGACCGCCGGATGGAACCTCCTGATCTGGCCGCGCTTCTGGCAGCGCATCGCGGCCGACCCGCGCTCCCGGGACGACGCCGGCCGTCCCACCCGGTTCCTCACCGTCCACGCGGTGCTGATCGCGGTCTCGCTGGCGCTGGGCCTCGCCGTGGGTGTGCTGGGCGTGCTCACGCTGTTCTGA
- a CDS encoding siderophore-interacting protein, with protein sequence MSGHSGRRAVDPEVVMAQVVGTKRVSPHMMRVTLGGEGIGRLTLQGYDQWFRLFMPRPGQENLKLPTTSSSWWYAQYLATPRSKRPYVRNYTVRAARGDLAEIDVDFVVHEDADGSSGPGAGFATGCRTGEQVGLLDQGVGYNPRHDHDWVLLVADESGLPAVAGICESLPAGMRGLAIVEVPTAADKQDFQAPPGIEVRWVVRDGSPRTTSDAGTGPDGVPGAAALEAVRAADLPDGVGYAFAVGESALATGTRRHLVNDRGMPRTHVDFVGYWKHGRASS encoded by the coding sequence ATGAGTGGACACAGCGGGCGCAGGGCCGTCGATCCCGAGGTCGTCATGGCCCAGGTCGTGGGAACCAAGCGGGTGTCGCCGCACATGATGCGCGTGACGCTCGGCGGGGAAGGGATCGGCCGGCTCACCCTCCAGGGTTACGACCAGTGGTTCCGCCTGTTCATGCCGCGGCCCGGCCAGGAGAACCTGAAGCTGCCGACCACGTCGTCGAGCTGGTGGTACGCCCAGTACCTCGCCACGCCCCGGTCGAAGCGGCCGTACGTGCGCAACTACACGGTGCGGGCGGCGCGCGGCGACCTGGCCGAGATCGACGTCGACTTCGTGGTGCACGAGGACGCCGACGGCAGCTCCGGGCCCGGTGCCGGGTTCGCCACGGGATGCCGCACGGGAGAACAGGTCGGCCTCCTCGACCAGGGGGTCGGCTACAACCCGCGGCACGACCACGACTGGGTCCTGCTGGTCGCCGACGAGTCCGGCCTGCCCGCCGTCGCCGGCATCTGCGAGTCGCTGCCGGCCGGGATGCGCGGCCTCGCGATCGTCGAGGTCCCCACCGCCGCCGACAAGCAGGACTTCCAGGCCCCGCCGGGCATCGAGGTGCGGTGGGTGGTGCGCGACGGGAGCCCGCGTACGACGTCGGACGCCGGCACCGGGCCCGACGGCGTGCCGGGCGCGGCCGCACTGGAGGCGGTGCGCGCCGCCGACCTGCCTGACGGCGTTGGCTACGCGTTCGCGGTCGGGGAGTCCGCCCTGGCCACGGGCACCCGCCGGCACCTGGTGAACGACCGGGGGATGCCCAGGACGCACGTCGACTTCGTGGGCTACTGGAAGCACGGCAGGGCGTCGAGCTGA
- a CDS encoding VOC family protein, with translation MVAFISHVAVDCHDPHTLSEWWKDVLGYVEDPDDPNEPDHEECYIEDPKGKGVPVVFIKVPEGKTVKNRLHFDLRPKAGERNAEYQRLLRLGATKVEDHRGIDGPGTGWIVMADPEGNEFCILRSEAELG, from the coding sequence ATGGTTGCCTTCATCTCTCATGTCGCCGTGGACTGCCACGATCCCCACACCCTGTCCGAGTGGTGGAAGGACGTTCTCGGCTACGTCGAGGATCCGGACGACCCCAACGAGCCGGACCACGAGGAGTGCTACATCGAGGACCCGAAGGGCAAGGGGGTCCCGGTCGTGTTCATCAAGGTGCCGGAGGGCAAGACGGTCAAGAACCGGCTTCACTTCGACCTGCGGCCCAAGGCCGGCGAGCGCAACGCCGAGTACCAGCGCCTGCTGCGGCTCGGCGCGACCAAGGTGGAGGACCACCGGGGCATCGACGGCCCGGGAACGGGCTGGATCGTGATGGCGGACCCGGAAGGCAACGAGTTCTGCATCCTGCGCAGCGAGGCCGAACTGGGCTGA
- a CDS encoding pyridoxine/pyridoxamine 5'-phosphate oxidase, protein MTEPVTLRERLRALPTFPRPGLPVLDPGAAPATPHELFTTWLDDAIETGVLAPHAVVLSTADAAGNVHARTVILKDVTDEGWWFASQSGGPKGRDLEANPHASMTFLWPGRGRQVRVTGTAAPADPETSRADFLARPDLSRAAGLVDRQSEPLGSLAEYDAAFAAALQAVTADRGLVAPGWTAFVLAPTDVEFWQASDDGPHVRLRYREADAGWATGLLWP, encoded by the coding sequence ATGACCGAGCCCGTCACCCTTCGCGAGCGCCTGCGGGCCCTCCCGACGTTCCCCCGCCCCGGACTGCCGGTGCTCGATCCCGGCGCGGCACCCGCCACCCCGCACGAGCTGTTCACCACCTGGCTCGACGACGCGATCGAGACGGGCGTCCTCGCCCCGCACGCCGTGGTTCTCTCGACGGCCGACGCCGCCGGGAACGTCCATGCACGCACCGTGATCCTCAAGGACGTCACGGACGAGGGCTGGTGGTTCGCGTCGCAGTCGGGCGGGCCGAAGGGGCGGGACCTGGAGGCGAACCCGCACGCGTCGATGACCTTCCTCTGGCCGGGCCGGGGCCGCCAGGTCCGCGTGACGGGCACGGCGGCCCCGGCGGACCCCGAGACGAGCCGCGCCGACTTCCTCGCCCGCCCCGACCTGTCCCGTGCGGCGGGCCTGGTGGACCGGCAGAGCGAACCGCTCGGTTCGCTCGCCGAGTACGACGCCGCGTTCGCGGCCGCGCTCCAGGCCGTGACGGCCGATCGCGGGCTGGTCGCGCCCGGCTGGACCGCGTTCGTGCTCGCGCCGACGGACGTCGAGTTCTGGCAGGCGTCCGACGACGGCCCGCACGTCCGCCTGCGGTACCGCGAGGCCGATGCGGGTTGGGCCACGGGGCTGCTGTGGCCGTGA
- a CDS encoding maleylpyruvate isomerase family mycothiol-dependent enzyme, with protein MNTETNAGTDAATNAGTKAAGTDAGATVTEALTEHARTDSFAALDALTDAVRTLPDGAVGEPSALPDWTRGHVLAHVDGVGRALARQAEYAARGERIQPYDGGAEGRNAAIEAAATRSLAEHVDALTAVRERLAAAWPEPGSPLWDAPTSYREGPVSGCLLAWWREVRIHAVDARVGIGFVTWDAELRAHLRDFLGVRLPEGVVVSEGVVPAGGGEPHDGAESSRSLTVVSGAPVDVVAWLAGREPAGEVRATRSGADVPLPELAPWPSAQR; from the coding sequence ATGAACACCGAGACGAACGCAGGGACCGACGCCGCGACGAACGCCGGGACCAAGGCCGCCGGAACCGACGCCGGGGCGACGGTCACCGAGGCCCTGACGGAGCACGCGCGCACCGACTCGTTCGCCGCGCTCGACGCGCTGACCGACGCCGTCCGCACCCTTCCCGACGGCGCGGTCGGCGAGCCCTCCGCGCTGCCGGACTGGACCCGCGGACATGTGCTCGCGCACGTGGACGGCGTCGGCCGGGCGCTCGCACGGCAGGCCGAGTACGCGGCCCGCGGGGAGCGCATCCAGCCGTACGACGGCGGGGCCGAGGGGCGCAACGCCGCCATCGAGGCGGCGGCGACCCGCAGCCTCGCGGAACACGTCGACGCGCTGACCGCCGTCCGCGAGCGTCTCGCGGCCGCGTGGCCGGAGCCGGGCTCCCCGCTGTGGGACGCGCCGACGTCGTACCGCGAGGGGCCGGTGAGCGGCTGCCTGCTGGCCTGGTGGCGCGAGGTGCGCATTCACGCCGTCGACGCGCGCGTGGGCATCGGGTTCGTGACGTGGGACGCGGAACTCCGGGCGCACCTCAGGGACTTCCTCGGGGTGCGGCTGCCGGAGGGCGTCGTGGTGTCCGAGGGTGTGGTGCCGGCAGGCGGTGGAGAGCCGCATGACGGGGCCGAGTCGTCGCGCTCGCTGACGGTCGTCTCGGGTGCCCCGGTCGACGTCGTCGCCTGGCTGGCCGGCCGGGAGCCGGCGGGTGAGGTCCGTGCGACCCGCTCGGGTGCGGACGTCCCGCTCCCGGAACTGGCTCCCTGGCCGTCGGCGCAGCGCTGA
- a CDS encoding TetR/AcrR family transcriptional regulator, with protein sequence MPEASETRSAGAGSARGRLVAAAQELFARQGVAATSPRQVMSASGVGQGSLYHHFPSKRDLAMAGVAATTADAVEQARAELRGDSAALDRIRDYVGRRRDALAGCKVGRLTSDEAVMDDADLHAVVGRYFTDLLDEVATTFRESGLPGAEARDRAHAAVAIVQGGYVLARATGDPNAMSAAVRGFVALLAEPGSSAPVTPVTPAGLGGPPCSGRRADRVKPGEPAGPGRPAGPGRPAGPGRPADPDRPVPPDGDAPA encoded by the coding sequence GTGCCCGAGGCGAGCGAGACCAGATCGGCCGGCGCGGGGTCGGCCCGCGGCCGTCTCGTCGCCGCCGCCCAGGAACTGTTCGCCCGCCAAGGTGTGGCGGCGACCAGCCCGCGGCAGGTGATGAGCGCCAGCGGCGTCGGGCAGGGCAGCCTGTACCACCACTTCCCGAGCAAGCGCGACCTCGCGATGGCGGGCGTCGCGGCCACCACCGCCGACGCCGTGGAGCAGGCCCGCGCCGAGCTGCGGGGCGACTCCGCCGCCCTGGACCGGATCCGCGACTACGTCGGCCGGCGGCGCGACGCTCTCGCCGGGTGCAAGGTGGGCCGGCTCACGAGCGACGAGGCGGTCATGGACGATGCCGACCTGCACGCCGTCGTCGGCCGCTACTTCACGGACCTCCTCGACGAGGTCGCCACCACCTTCCGGGAATCGGGCCTGCCCGGCGCCGAGGCGCGGGACCGAGCGCACGCCGCGGTGGCGATCGTCCAGGGCGGGTACGTCCTCGCCCGGGCGACCGGCGACCCGAACGCCATGAGCGCGGCGGTGCGGGGCTTCGTCGCCCTGCTGGCCGAGCCGGGGAGCTCCGCTCCCGTCACGCCCGTCACGCCCGCGGGCCTCGGCGGGCCGCCGTGCTCCGGCCGGCGCGCGGACCGCGTCAAGCCCGGCGAGCCCGCCGGCCCCGGTAGGCCAGCGGGTCCCGGTAGGCCAGCGGGTCCCGGTCGACCGGCGGACCCTGACCGGCCCGTGCCGCCTGACGGCGACGCCCCTGCCTGA
- a CDS encoding GNAT family N-acetyltransferase has translation MTLTVRRVTHDDQPAFQRLGSEAFGGGPRPVPSREEWEASADREWGVFDDGALAARLRVYGFTSWFHGGRVPTAGIAGVAVEPERRGGGLVAAMLDAALEEARERGEAISTLFPSAPGIYRRLGYEVIGSYDDVDVPLDRVARTAPPSGITTRRATAADVEAITAVHATWAAGQNGPVSRAEEPFWTPPEKYVADYTGITLAVEDDTVVGFASWIRGTGDTPAATVMEVEDLIALTPDAARALWRTLGSFSTVVGTARVSTSGSGASIDPAWLVLPDLGVRRVAEHPYMLRILDVEQALEGAWLAPVAGRVPFAVADPALGSGRRDRPRAELSGAWTIDVSGGVAHVERDGIDVADAHHDRPVLTPHGLALLYAGAQSARNLRMAGHLTGPEKWDPPLTAMFSGQQVHVRDYF, from the coding sequence ATGACCTTGACCGTGCGCCGCGTCACCCATGACGACCAACCCGCGTTCCAGCGCCTCGGGTCCGAGGCGTTCGGGGGCGGGCCCCGCCCCGTCCCGTCCCGCGAGGAGTGGGAGGCGTCGGCCGACCGCGAGTGGGGCGTGTTCGACGACGGCGCGCTGGCGGCGCGGCTGCGTGTGTACGGCTTCACGTCCTGGTTCCACGGCGGGCGGGTCCCGACCGCCGGGATCGCGGGCGTCGCCGTCGAACCGGAGCGGCGCGGCGGCGGGCTCGTCGCGGCGATGCTCGATGCGGCCCTCGAGGAGGCGCGGGAGCGCGGCGAGGCGATCTCCACGCTGTTCCCGAGCGCCCCCGGCATCTACCGGCGACTCGGATACGAGGTGATCGGCTCGTACGACGACGTCGACGTGCCGCTGGACCGCGTCGCGCGCACGGCTCCGCCGTCGGGCATCACCACGCGGCGCGCCACCGCCGCCGATGTCGAGGCGATCACCGCGGTGCACGCCACCTGGGCGGCCGGACAGAACGGCCCGGTGAGCCGGGCCGAGGAACCGTTCTGGACACCCCCGGAGAAGTACGTCGCGGACTACACGGGCATCACGCTCGCCGTGGAGGACGACACCGTCGTCGGCTTCGCGAGCTGGATCCGCGGCACGGGCGACACGCCGGCCGCCACGGTGATGGAGGTCGAGGACCTGATCGCGCTGACACCCGATGCGGCGCGGGCCCTGTGGCGCACGCTCGGCTCCTTCTCGACGGTGGTCGGCACGGCCCGCGTGTCGACCTCGGGCAGCGGAGCGAGCATCGACCCGGCCTGGCTGGTCCTCCCGGACCTCGGCGTGCGACGGGTCGCCGAGCACCCCTACATGCTCCGGATCCTGGACGTCGAGCAGGCACTGGAAGGGGCGTGGCTCGCGCCGGTGGCAGGTCGGGTCCCGTTCGCCGTGGCCGACCCCGCCCTCGGCTCGGGGCGGCGCGACCGGCCGCGAGCCGAGCTGTCGGGAGCGTGGACCATCGATGTCTCGGGCGGTGTGGCACATGTCGAACGCGACGGGATCGACGTGGCCGATGCGCACCACGACCGTCCGGTCCTCACGCCCCACGGCCTGGCACTCCTGTACGCGGGAGCGCAGTCGGCACGGAACCTGCGCATGGCGGGACACCTGACGGGCCCGGAGAAGTGGGACCCACCCCTGACCGCGATGTTCTCCGGGCAGCAGGTCCACGTGCGGGACTACTTCTGA